A part of Xenopus tropicalis strain Nigerian chromosome 4, UCB_Xtro_10.0, whole genome shotgun sequence genomic DNA contains:
- the tcta gene encoding T-cell leukemia translocation-altered gene protein homolog produces the protein MAETWGSEIMTQALGCLQAFSSEFALEWENSDMKAAIFKLLLGWIVLSLTAIHLAWKSYGPTVNSIYYRQGMGGQNGGTPEYPARFPIWESSSTESLKRHQE, from the exons ATGGCCGAGACGTGGGGTTCGGAGATCATGACGCAGGCCCTCGGGTGTTTGCAGGCCTTCAGCTCAGAGTTTGCACTGGAATGGGAGAACAGTGATATGAAAGCTGCGATCTTCAAATTGCTCTTGGGCTGGATCGTACTGAGTCTCACTGCGATACATTTGGCTTGGAAGAGCTACGGACCCACCGTGAATAGCATCTACTACCGGCAGG GTATGGGTGGACAAAATGGAGGAACCCCAGAGTACCCTGCTCGTTTTCCAATATG GGAAAGTTCAAGCACTGAATCTTTAAAAAGGCACCAAGAATGA